One Primulina eburnea isolate SZY01 chromosome 4, ASM2296580v1, whole genome shotgun sequence genomic window, AAGAGTTAACCGAGAATAGACCCGAAGAATCACCTAACCACACCCTGATGTCCCTAACCCCCACACTCAAGATAACCGAACTTAACACCCCTGAAAGTGATGTGAACTCTTGCAATTCATCGACACTCAACCCTCTTCTAAATCTCACATCCCACTGTACCGAAGAAAGTCCTAAGCTATTATGATCCGAGTAAAAACAGTTAATAGGTTTGTTCTTGGAATCAGAGAGAAGATAAAGAAGGGGAAAAGACTCTTTAAGAGGACACAACCCCACCCATCTATCCTCCCAAAATCTCAAAGAATCCCCTCCCTTAAGAACAGAGCCAATCAAGTTCCGACAAAGACAGTTAGTCCGAGAGATATACTTCCACGGGCTTCTGAACGTCGAATATCTAGCCTCTTTCAAATCCCTTCCGTTCGTTTGGAAGCCATGAATACTACGTACGATTCTCTTCCACAGAGGACTATCCTCGGTCGCGGATCTCCACCACCATTTTGCAAGTAGTGCTTTATTCCGTAGGAGTACATTACCCAACCCTAAGCCACCTTGCTCTTTCGGTTTTGAGACTTGTTTCCAGTTTATAACGTGGCAATGGGAGTCTCCATCTGAACCATCCCAAAAGAAAGTCCTCATCAATTTTTCCATAATCTTCGCCACTCGATTTGGGACCTTAAATAAAGACATGTAATAAGTGGGTAAAGCACTTAATACCGCCTTGATCAATGTGAGACGACCTCCTCTTGAAAGAAAGGCCTTTTTCCAACCCGCCAGCTTAGTGGACATCTTTGCGATTACCGGTACCCAAAATTCCAGCTTTGTTGGATTGCCACCCAGAGGTACCCCGAGGTATTTGATTGGCAATTTTTCGGGCTTGCATCCACATGCTGTAGCCACTCCCTCAACCAAGTCGTCCGTTTGACTCAACCCAATCAAAGAACTCTTCTCAAAATTTATCCTCAGTCCAGATTTAGAGCagaacaattttaaaatttctacCACCTCCTTGACGTGTTGCTCGGATTGGACGAGGAATAGAGTGTCGTCCGCAAATTGAATGTGTGATATTTGTTCTTTGTTCTTCCCCACCTCGAGACCTCTAACAGTTCCCGAGCATTTCGCTTTATCTATCATTCTCCCTAAACCATCAATCATCAAATTAAATAGAAACGGCGATAAAGGGTCCCCTTGTCTGATACCCCTCTCGCCTTTGAACTTCCCTCTCGGTCTCCCATTAATGAAGACGGAATATGAGACATTCGAAACACAACCCTTTATCCACTTTCTCCACCTATCACCGAATCCCTTGTTTTGTAGAACAACATCTAAAAAGTTATGATCCACATTGTCGTAAGCTTTCTCGAAATCAACTTTGAAGATCCACCCATTCTTCCTTTTCCTTCTATGCTCCTCAACCACTTCATTTGCTATGAGACAACAGTCTGTTATTTGTCTTCCTCGAATGAAAGCACACTGATATTCCGCCACCGTTTTGCTCAACACCTCTTTCAATCTGTTTGCTAGGACTTTAGCCAGAATTTTGTACAAGCTGGTAATCAAACTGATTGGTCTGAAGTCTCTGATTTTCATTGCCTCTTGTTTTTTCGGAATTAGACACAGGTAAGTTTCATTTGTAATACCGTTGACGATGCCATCTCTGAAAAATTCCTCGAAAACAAGTAACAGGTCTTCCCTAATAGTATCCCAGCATTTTTGAAAGAATGCTATCGTGAAGCCATCCGGCCCCGGGGACTTATCTCCGTCACACTGAAAGACAGCTCCTTTAATCTCATCCTCAGAAAAAGGCTGTTCCAATTTGGTTGCCTCATCTTGATTTATCGGTGTCCATTCCAGCCCCTCTAATCCCGTACCATCTCCCTGTGATTTCCTGAACAAATTCTGATAGTAATCAATTATGGCCTTCTCAATCTCATTTTCATCTGTAGTCAGTGAACCATCATCCAGCTCTAGTTTTTCTATCGTTGCTTTGTTTCTTCTATTCTTCAAAAGCGCATGGAAGAACTTCGAATTTTGATCACCATCAATTAACCATTTAACACTAGCTTTCTGACTTTCCATCTGCAGCTTCCTCACATTTAATAATTCCAATTCAGTTCTTGCTTGTCTACGTTCCTCCTTTAAATTGCTTGACCAAATACCTTCTTCCTCCTTCTCATCTAAACTGGAAATCTTGAAGTTTAACTCTGTCATTTTGATATTTACATCACCGAAAAATTCCTTGTTCCAAATCCTGATTTTTTGTTTAGTTTCTTTGAGTTTCCTCATGAATTTGTAACCAGCCCATCCTTGAACGTTCCCAACATTCCACCACGTTGACATGGACTGATGAAAGTGTTTATGTGTCAACCATACATTCTCAAATCGAAAAGGAGTTGGGCCCCATTTTGTCTTCTTTGTGTCCAAAACTAAAGGATGATGATCAGAAGTTATTCTCGGAAGCACTACTTGTCTTATCGAAGGAAAGATTCCCAACCACCCCTCCGACAGCAGAAACCTGTCCAATCTACTGCAAATTGGTGTGTCTCTGAAGTTTGACCAAGTATACTTCGCGTTCAGTAAAGGGGGATCGTGAAGACCAAACTCTTGAATTATGGCATCAAAACATTGCATGCTTGTTGTAAGTGTGTTGCTATTCAATTTCTCATCCAGATTTCGAACCACATTGAAATCACCCCCTACACACCATCTTGCACCACATAAAGAATACAAACCTGCTAATTCCTCCCAGAAAAACTCTCTAATTCTTGGCTTACAAGGCCCATACACCGCAGAAAACCACCAGCATACATCATCCACTTGCCTAATTTGAATGGAAACCGAGTACTTTCCGATCAAATTATCACGAACTTCAACCACACGAGGATCCCACATAACTAAGATGCCACCCGATCTTCCATCCGCTGGTAAACATACCCAGTCGACAAATCTTGACTTCCAAATACTTGAGACAAAACGTCGATCAATAATACAACATTTTGTCTCTAGGATCACTGCAATATCTGGGTTCTCTTTTCGAATTAAAGTTCTAACCAAATTCCTTCGTCGAGACGACCCTCCTCCTCTAATATTCCATGAACAAATCTTCATGACAAACGAGATGGACCCTTCGAGGCTGATCCTTTATCATAATTGACTCCGCTCTGCAACCTAACTAGCTCGCGAGTAAGCTTACTCGTAGATTTCAACACCTCCTTGTCAAGTGGCGTAATATCTTTTTCTTTATGTGTGCTAACCTGAATCTTACTTACCTCAGCTTCTACCAGCAAACGCGGAGTATCTCTCCCGGACTCCAACTTGTCAGGAACAAAAGAAAGACCCCCTCCTAAGAGCCCACTAGACTCACCCAAACGATAAAAGAAGCGGGAAAAAAGGAGTGAAGAGAAAAGGGTAGCTTGGAATTGGAATAAGGGAAGCAAGAGAGTACCTTTCCCCCAAGAGGATCAGTGATACCTTGAGTAGTTGGTTGGATATCGGAGTTCTGTGCCTCGTCCTGTTTCATAAAAAGCTTCTTTAGATCCCAGTTGGTTGCTTCGTGACATGGCTGTATCTCCGACTGAGAAGAGAAGATGCTGCCCGATTCTGAAGATGCAAATCCTTCCTCCCATTGATCATCCTCCGGTTGTTGTTCATCAAAATCATCTGTATCATCGAGCTCGCTCTCTGATATGTTAGTCGAGTCCTTCCACTTATTAACAAAAGGTATCTCTTCTGCCATGACTTCCTTATTAGCCATCGAAGTTGAAATGATGGGGAGTGATAAGTTTTTTCCCCCCTCTGGAATAATAGGAGGGATCTGCTCTTCAACAGGCACTGAAAGATCTTTTTTCTCCACATCTCCATTTGACAAGGAATGAATAGGGGAGCTAACAAAATCCTCGATAGTTTTAGGTGAAATACGCTGCAATATTTTGTCCACCTTTCTATCCTTGCGATTGGCCGACTGTTCTGAATATACCTTATGCTTGACCTCTGCGCTGGTAGCGTTCCTTAAGACCTCCTCCTCAGCACTGCTATCCGGCGTGCTTTGTATTTGGTCTTCAAACTCCGGCATGTGTCTGCGAATATTAGTACATTCCCCACCTTCCACAGTCCTCTTCCCGTTGATCAAAGCTTGAGCGTAGGTCTGTTTCCCGTACAGCTCGTAAGCCTTTTGATCAAAAGTATCAACACTGATAGTAAGGTCCAagttaaaaccgttgtttttCAACAATATACGATTGGATATAAATCCATTTCTTTTTCCTTTGACCTTAATCCTCGCAGCAGCTAAACTCCGCAGTAGACTTGTGTCTTTGCTAATCTCCATTAATCCCCCACACTGATGACCTATTTCCTTGAGAATATCGAAAGTCCATAGATGCCACGGTAGCCCTGCAATCTTGATCCAGCTATTGCAGCAACTGAGAACCGAATCTTTTGCGAAGCTTTCAGGACACCAACTTTCGAAATCTAAAGCCACCCCGCCATCGAAGAAGCCTCTTTTTAGCTGAGTATAGTGCTCCCATTCCTTCTGATTTTCAGGCCACCAGAGTGCTTGGTTTGCTTGGAAAGGGTGAATGTCGATCCTCCTCTGAACATCACAACCTAGAACCCTCGCAACACTGTCCCAAGACACGTTCACTCTACCTCTTGTGATTATGATAGCCGCTTTCCAATTTGTTTCGGATGACTTACAGTAAGTAGCTTCAATAACCTTGCACGAATCTTGAATAACGGCCCTATCACCAGCTTTAAAATTGATCTGATTCCTTGAATTAACTATCTTGTTACCCACCCTCACTTGTCTCCCTGACAGTAAATTGATGAGAATGTCTGAGATCCTGATCCACCCTTGTAACTTAAAGCCGCTGGGTATGATTATATTCTGTTTCTTCCCTTGATTGCTAAACTTAGAAATCTCCAGGAACCTTCCTCTTTTGCTGACAAATCTGTGTACCACTATTGTTGCATTACAACCCCTGAGACGGTAGAAGTCTGAGCAGGATAGAGGGTTGCTGATGAAGTTTCTGATTTTTAAACTGATCCACCTAGCATCGCTTCGATCCAAGTCGAGTAAATAAGTGGCATTCCTTGTTCTTTCAGTCCATCGAACCGAGCCTCCTCTGTTCGCCCAATTAACCGAGAACCACTTAAATTCGATCTTGACCCCTACCTCTCTGAAATTATTCATTATCGCTGGAGACGAAAACCTACTGGCCCAAGCTGGCAACAGAAATTCCGAAGAAGAAAAAGACCGGCCTAAGAAAAAAACCCAGGGCGGAGAAAACAGTCGGAAATAGCAGAGGAAAAGAGGAGTGAAAATCGAAATATCGGGATGGAAGCACGGCCGAAACCCTAGTTATCGACGGCCGGGTAGGAGCCGGCGACGAGGAACGTAGGCGTGAAGGGGAGAAGAAAGTTAAGGTGCATTACTGAAGAAGAAGGGTGAACGAAGTTGACGGAAAAAACTGGAGGTAGAGAggatttttgaaaaattctcTCTCTTCATCACTGACCGCCTTTCGATATCCAATCTAAGCCAGGACAAAGTAAAGACAAAGTGCACAAGCAATTTTCAGCGAGCCACAAAAGTATTACTATTCCCAATTATTCCATGGAAGTAAAAATTTAATAGGGCATTCACACACCACAACAACCAAGCGTAATTAGTCTTTATGTCCGAGGGCGCAGCAAGAAAATGATTAGATAAAAATCTTTACCTGGAATTTTAATTATGCAGTTCTATCATTAAATGATGTTTGAacgaattaaaattttaactcaAAATTTGAGAATTCATAACAAACATGTTTCTTTAACAAGTATCCATGCTGATGTTGAAGAAGCTATGATATAACCAAGGTTGTAAATGACGGGAGGCGGTGGCGGGGCAGTGACCGCCTACCGCCTCGGCCGCCTAGGCGATGCCTAGGCGGTTGGATTTTTTTAACTAATTTTTTCtagataatcatgcaatattatcatttttatgtaaaatgtgcaattaaataatgtttaagcaaaaatataatatcatctagataatgtgcaattaataaagattcatcattatattaatgttattatgctaacgaagtaatatattttttttaccaaaaaactaAGTTTAAATTTTCAATGTTTCAATCAATTATCCATCATTAGAACAAGTAGTAGACTAAACATAACTaatcttccaaatcatctacatATGCACCGTCTTACGTCTACTACATCAATGATCATCTCATCGTCGGACTCAATCAACATTTTCTTCATTCTCCTCCTCCGATGTTTCTAAATATTCATTAAGTTCTCTAATGGGGATGTTCCTTGCACTCCTCCTTGGATGTAGCACTTCATCCACTCCGGAGGCCTCAACTACCATTCTACAAGTATGACCTTTAAAAATTAGTTGACTTTGACttagtttttaaaattgttgactaagttttaaaaattgttgactaggtttttaaaattgttgactactGCCTCGCCCGCCTGCTCGCCGCCTCGACAACCTGTTCGCCGCCTCGACCCGCCTCGACACCCCTCAACCCGCCTCGACACCCGCCTCATGCATAGGCGGTGCGGTCGAGGGCCGCCTACCGCCGAGGCACCGCCTAGGCGGCCGCCTCGAACGTCATTTAGAACACTGGatataacatgaataaaatagaAAGAATATATGCTACTTTCATTTCATCGAGCTGTTTGTATGACACTTCTTTGCAATCCAAGGGTTATCAAACTTACTCAATTCATCCAACCCATTCTAGAACATTGATTAGCGTATCACTTGAACTATCTTGACAAGGAGAGGAATCTTTTAGTGTTTCAGTCTTTCAGATTCTACAACCACAAATTATTACATCATCTAAATGGCCAAgctttaattgaaaaataaaagaatgatGAACGATCTAGCTGCAATGAAAATTTGTATGTTAAAAAAAACAAGGAAAATGAATGTAAACAAAATACTAAAATTCTAACAGCTAAAAACAAATTTTAACTTTGGTTTCTATTCTCAGAAGACTAGCACAACATTCAAACCAAGACGATCGTGTCATAAAATTAATATCACACTAAGTGGAGAGTATATCTAAAAAACAAGTATGCCACCAATATAATATAAAACGACTAAGTTCTtcaatcaataatatcataagTCCCTTACTCCCTTAATCAGAATCGCATGATCAAAACGAGCCTTTTCCTTACCAAATGCTATGTTGTAATGGTTTAGAAGGATTTCTTTTGAGAAATTGTGGACTGAAAAATTGGAGGAGGATAAACTATTTAtgcatttttaaaattttgaaactttttTTCGTAACTTCTCGCTTCTACCAACAACACCAAAAAGAATTCTCGAAAACTGAAGATGGCCAAGTGACTCTCCTCAAGTCTCTGCCATTACTATTGCGTCTTTCTTTTAAGAACCATATGCACAAGAAAGAAACAGTTAGCACCAGAGAATTAATGAATGCCAGTAGGATTGAGAGAGTTCAAAATACTAACATATCACACTTGTATTTGTTACTTCCATCCAAAATCTCAGGCTGGAAAAACTTCTGCAAGGCATCTTTAAGGGATCCACTGTGCAAAATGTCAAGACTTAAATCCATTATCTCATCAACCTTATTTGACTCGGCTCCACATGACAAACACTTCACTTGACTTTGAAAAGCACCACCAAATATCTCCTTGACCACTGTTTCCCCACCCCCACCAGTATTCACTCCATTGGCGTCATTCCTGGTCTTTTGTTGCTGATTGCAACTTCTTTAACCTCAAACACGTGTCGTGGCATGCGTCGATCACATATCGCAAAAATTCATGTGCATCCTCTTGCCTCCCTGGACGAAAATGCTCAGCATATATCCTCAAACAGctatttatttttaatggtGCGTCTGAGGCAGCGTCACTACTCAAAGAGCGAGTAATTCGTTTCTCCAATATGCAGAAGGGACACTCACCCTTTTTCTCTTTTGCTGCCACCAAATCACCTACAAAAAAATTGAACTCTGTAAGcaacatgcatgcatataaataaAACAGTTTACtttcaaatatatttaatgCAGCAGAATCAACAAATTTCTAAACACATAGTCCTAAAGAATCTGGAATTCTatgagataaaaaaaatacatactACAGAGTGAGAACAGTGAGTACTTGAACCTATTTCTAGTTCATCTAACAGAATCATTTCCTCAAGAGTAAAAATTTACTATTAAAATGTTAACTTCCAGTCTTCATACCCGCGCTACTTTTCTCTTGGGGAGAggagatttaacttttaataacATAATCAAAAGCTCATATCACCATAAAAAGAATGCACTGAGCTTTTAAGTTCGAATCCCTCAGCGTACAACTCCTAAACGTACAGTGAAGTTCTTAATGTCAAACATGAATTGTAACATACACACACGAGAAATGCCAAACCTACAATAAGGGGCGACATGAGGGGAAAAAATGGAAATATACATACAAATAGAAGAGTGGAGGAATCGGAGGCAGAAATTAGCGAGAGGAGGTGTGTAAGTGAGACACTGGAGAACGGAGTTGAGGTAGCAGCTGTTGCCCAAATTTCGGAGCCCTAGAGGCGGTCCACCGTGCTTGCGCTTTTCAGACTTGAGAAGGTTCGGCTGCCACGTCATCTGCACCGTGCCCATTAACCACCCTTCGTAGCGGCCGCACCATTGGTCGCCGTCACACACCGCCGCGATCGCATCGCCCGCTCGCCCCACCCGCCTTCTCGATGCTTCTCTGTTGTTTTTTCGGCTGAGtatgctaatttttttttccttttgttgttataaatataacaattaTTAGGGGCCTGGGTTTTGGGGGCTGAATGGtttgtatatttatttattatttattatttattgaaGTTTTTAATTCGGGTCGGTCGGtctataatattatatattaatattgttttaatttttctaaattcTCATATTAAAGTAGAATCgatttttattatcatttattgcattagttttcgtacaatcatataaatgttagttgataaataattttgatgTTTCCTAAATTTGTTGGACGAATCTGAGTCCATATCAAGATAACTCATAActcataactcataatctctaGTCCTATCACGAGTCTAAACCTACCACCCCTAGCACTATCAAAAATCTGAACCCATCAAAGGGCCATATAACTAGAAGTTCGAGCCCACCAAGGGCGAAGAAATCCGAACCCACCAAGAGGTCATACAATTAAAAGTCTGAGCCCACCAAGGGGTCGGAAAATCCGAGCCCTGATGCAGTTAAGAAATGTGAAGACATTCTCATTAATAGATAATTGGTTTCGTTAAATGCGATATTCGATTAAATCTAATAAAAATAAGGTAAGAGTCTTATCCGCCATGGTGACATAGTCATGATGTTTGAGGTCTCCTATCTTATATAGGATTCTACTTCAGCAAGAGTCATACTCCAACAAGATACCAATCTTccccctctataaataccaggtatTGGTCACAGTTTTAGCTCTCACTTTTTCATGCTCATTTAGCATTAATATATCTCTCTCTTAAGTTTGCTCTCCGGACTGACTTAAGAATCAAAGGGTCGCAGTCGGAAAACTCTCCAGCGCACCCTAACCTTATTACTTTCTGTGCAAAAATCAGAATTCTGACCCGACCCCAATCAGcagtgaagatttgaagatccgCTCTCCAAACCGAACCTGAGGTAAAATTTTAGTATCATCAATTGACGCCGTCTATGAGAAACTGAAGAAAAAGAGATAAGTTGGTAAATCAGAGAGAAGAAGAAATATGTTTCATCGTCGAGAAAACCTAGGAAATTAGAATCGTGAGGTTAAGCACCACGAAGAGGAATACCATGAAGAACAGTCTCGTGAGGAACCGAATCATCTGAACAGTTCATTCTCTTCCATGCAAGAGTGGATGTTGGTCTTCCGCAGAAGAGCCTTTGGTTTTCTTCTGAACAATTTATGGTCTTTCATGGATGAGCCCCTAATCTTCCCCAAACTAGTTTCTGGTCTTCTCGGGAAGAGCCAATTCTAGTATTCCTCGAAAAACTCTTTAGTCTGCCTCCGAGCACACCTTGGTACTGTACGAAAGAACCCTTATTCTTCCTCAAGAGTGCCTTTTATCTTCAATGGAAGGGCCCTTGGTCTTCCTCCGAACAGCTCATAAGGTCACATGTTGGTCTGACCCAGAAGAGCGCATTCTCGTCTAACCCAGAAGAACGCATCCTCGTTTTCCTGGGAAGAGCACATCTTTGTCTTATTTGGAAGAGCACATCATGGTCTTACTCTGAACATCTCATCTTGCTCTTACACGAAAGAGCACATTCTAGTCTTTCCTGCAAAACCACATCGTGAAGGGCTCATCATGGTTACCCTTGGAAGAGCCGGTTCTTATCATTTTCAAAAGAGGGTATTCCTTAAGATCTCCCCCATTAATACACTTTATTACATTGGTCATACAGTTATTTTTGAAACGTCTGATGTGGTAACTTCATCCAACACAATAAGCTGTAAGCTCGACACTGTTTGGCCATCTTGAAAAGATGCATCCGGAAAGAAAAAATACAAATAGTTCACGAATGTGGCATTCAGCAAAGCTCGACCCCAGCTTGGCACCTGTGTAAGATCACGAACGTGGCATTCATAACTACAAAGCCCACGAATATGGCACACATCCAAAAGTCCGACCCCAGCTCGACACTTTGTAAGACCAAGAATGTGACATTCATAAAAAGAAAGCCCACGAATATGGCACACATCTAAAAGACCGAGCCAGCTCGGTACTACATAGGCCCACGAATGTGGCATTCATAACGAGAAAGCCCACGAATGCGGCACACATCCAAAAGCCTGACCCCAGCTCGGCACTATGTAAGACCACAAATGTGGCATTTATAACGACAATGCCCACGAATGTGGAGCACATCCAAAACCCAGACCCCAGCTCGGCACTATGTAAGACCACGAATATGGAATTCATAACGACAAAGCCCATGAATGTAGCCCACATCCAAAATCCCAACCCCAGCTCGGCATTATGTAATGACCATGAATGTGGCATTAATAACGACATATCCCACGAATATGGTACATTTTAAAAAGCCCGACCCCAGCTCGATACTATGTAAGACCACGAATGTAGCATTCATAAATACAAAGCCCACGAAGGTGACACACATCCAAAAGCCCAACCCTGCTCAGTAATATGTAGGACCACGAGTGTGGCATATATAACGATAAAACCCAGGAACGTGGCACACATCCAAAAGCCCAATCCCAGCTCGGCACTATGCAAGACCACAAATGTGGCATTCATAAAGAAAAAGTCCACGAATGTGACACACATCCAAAAGTCCGACCCCAGCTCGGCATTATGTAAGACCACAAAGGTGGCATGCATCTAAAAGCCCGACCACCAGCTCGGCACTATGTAAACCCACGAATGAGACATTCATAAAAGCAAAGCCCGCGGACATGGCGTGCATCTAAAACCCAGAACAACAGCTCGGCATTATGTAAGCTCACAAATGTAGGTTTTATAAAAACAAAGCTCAAAATTTTGGTTGCAAGTGAAAGGGCTCGGACAACCATCTGGTTCaggtttttatttaattacttaGCCAAATATGGGTTTCAAGTTAAAAGGGCTCGAACAACCATCTTGTTTGGGTTTTTATCTAATTAGTTAGACAAATTTTGGTTTCAAGTTAAAAAGGCTCAAACAACCATCTGGTTTGGGTTCTTTATTTCCTTACTTAGGCAAATTTTGGTTTCAAGTTAAATTTAGTTATGGAAGATCCGGGCTCATCTGCTCGGGACATGGtcaaatataaataatccaGTAATTCTTGTACGACATATTCATCAGGGGAAGACATCTTATGGCTTAGGTCTAGAGCGAATGATCTTACTGAGGGGAGTCAGAGGTTTAGTGATCAGGAGTGAATCATGTTGTTCGGGAAAGCTCTCGGAATTTTGACAGAGTAGGGGCTCAAAGAGAATAAACGTAAGAAT contains:
- the LOC140830873 gene encoding uncharacterized protein — protein: MNNFREVGVKIEFKWFSVNWANRGGSVRWTERTRNATYLLDLDRSDARWISLKIRNFISNPLSCSDFYRLRGCNATIVVHRFVSKRGRFLEISKFSNQGKKQNIIIPSGFKLQGWIRISDILINLLSGRQVRVGNKIVNSRNQINFKAGDRAVIQDSCKVIEATYCKSSETNWKAAIIITRGRVNVSWDSVARVLGCDVQRRIDIHPFQANQALWWPENQKEWEHYTQLKRGFFDGGVALDFESWCPESFAKDSVLSCCNSWIKIAGLPWHLWTFDILKEIGHQCGGLMEISKDTSLLRSLAAARIKVKGKRNGFISNRILLKNNGFNLDLTISVDTFDQKAYELYGKQTYAQALINGKRTVEGGECTNIRRHMPEFEDQIQSTPDSSAEEEVLRNATSAEVKHKVYSEQSANRKDRKVDKILQRISPKTIEDFVSSPIHSLSNGDVEKKDLSVPVEEQIPPIIPEGGKNLSLPIISTSMANKEVMAEEIPFVNKWKDSTNISESELDDTDDFDEQQPEDDQWEEGFASSESGSIFSSQSEIQPCHEATNWDLKKLFMKQDEAQNSDIQPTTQGITDPLGGKVLSCFPYSNSKLPFSLHSFFPASFIVWVSLVGS